Part of the Pseudomonadota bacterium genome, GCGCCCCTGAACGCGGTCGGATGATGTGTACCCCCCTCTGCGGCTTTCGCATATGTCCACCACGACACCGTGGGGGACAACGGTGCGGAGCTGCACGAACGGGGGCGCGCGGTTCAGGTCCACCACGACACCGTGGGGGACAAGCCCGTATCCACCACGCCACCGTGGGGGACTCCGCATGTCTTGCGGGGGATGGCCGCCAGAGTGGCTGCAGGTACCCTCGCGATACGCAGGTTCTGCGGAGCTCGTGCATTGTCACCCAAGAGGCGCCCCCGCGACCCTTGTCAATCGGATGCTTCTTTCGAAGACGGGGACGAGGGCGAGGGGCGAAGGCGAAACCGAGGCCCCGCTCAGGGCGAAGGCCGCTGCGCGCACTGCGACCGCAGTGAAGCAAGATGTTCCAGCTGCGGGTGTCACGTGACAGCCAGGGCTGTCACATCACCAGGATGTTCCAGCTGCAGGTGTCACGTGACAGCCAGGGCTGTCACATTGACCCGCGGCGCTGCCCTGCGACGCCTCAGATGACTGAAGCCACCTCTTTCCGCGCGGAAAGTCGCATAATGCCATACCACTGCCAAACACACCAGGCCCGATAGCCTGTGCTCGCGTCACGTCGCCACCCAGCTCTCCCCGGTTCGTCCTCAAAACAAACAAAATACTGACAAGAGCGCCGGGGTCGCCAACCAGTGCATCACGCGTGAGCTCCGCAGGACCAGACTGCCCCCAGGGTACCTGAAGCCACCTTCGCGCACCGCCTTTGCGTGGGTGAACTACGCACTGAGCGCCCCAGTCTACCTCAGTCCACCACGACCTCGGGGGACAGTTGCAGGCTTGACGCAAAGTCACAGCAGGAGCAACCCACCAGGTGCTCGGCGCAAGCAGTGAAGAGCACCGGTCCTTTGGCGAGAAGCCCAAATGGGCTTATACCGCAGCGCCCCCGACCCACCGCAGCGCCCCGGCAGGCCCGCTCCCCCCATCGAGGCGAAGAAGCGCTTCAAGCGGGCCACTCGTCGACCAGGGCGAACACTGCTCCAGGCGTGCAGAGCGCGGCGTCGGCCCACACCGACCGCGTCTGCCCCTCACCGCCGCCGAGGCGAGGGGCCACGACCCGAACCACCCCATCTTTCAGCGAGGCCTGATGTCACGCGTCTCTCCCGCCCTCATACAAGAGATCATCCACAAGACCGACCTCGCCGGCGTCTTGAGCCAGCACCTGTCGATGCGCCAGCAGGGCCGCAAGCTGCTGGCGCTGTGCCCGTTCCATCCAGAGAAGACGCCCTCGCTCAACTTCGACCCCGAGACCGGCCTCTTCTACTGCTTCGGGTGCAAGGCAGGCGGCGACTTCATCAAGCTCATGATGCACCTCGAGGGGTGGACCTTCATGGAGGCCATCCGAGACCTCGGACGGCGGGTGGGGGTCGAGGTCGAGGAGATGTCGAGCGACGAGCGCGCGCAGTACGACCGCAAGCAGCGGCTGCGCGAGGTGCTCGAGCGTGCGTCGCTGCTCTATCACCGCATCCTCACCCAGTCGCCGAACGCCCAGGCGGCACGCGACTACCTGCATCAGCGCGGTCTGACGGCAGAGACCATCAGCCGCTTCGAGCTCGGATACGCACCGCCAGGCCCGGCCTTCCTGGCCGAGTGGCTGCGTGAGAAAGGCTTCAGCGAAGACGAGATCATCGGCTCTGGCCTTGCGGTCGAGCGTGGCGGTCGGCCCGTCGACATGTTCCGCGACCGCGTCACCTTCCCCATCCACGACGCCCACGGCCAGCGCATCGCCATGGGGGGGCGCCTCATGGGTGATGGACAGCCGAAGTACCTCAACTCTCCTGAGACCCAGCTGTTCTCGAAGCGCGCGCATCTCTACGGCCTCTACCACGCCCGCACGAACGTGCGGGAGGCCCCCGCCATCGTGGTGGAAGGCTACATGGACGTCATCGCGATGCATCAGGGCGGCTTCCCCCAGGCCGTGGCCTCCCTGGGCACCGCCCTCACCATCGAGCAGGCAAAGCTGCTGCGTCGCTACTGCGAGTCGTGCGTTCTCGCCTATGACGCCGACCGCGCCGGCGAGAACGCCGCCGACAAGGGCATCGAGGTGTTCGAGCAGGCCCAGCTGGGGGTGCGCGTCCTGCGCCTTCCCAAAGGTGAAGATCCTGATTCGCTCCTGCGCGCGGGAGGGGCGCAGGCAGTCGCAGAGCGCCTGCAGCAGGCCCAGGGCATCGTCGAGTACCGCATGGACCTGCTGAGCGAGCGCGCCGACCTGCGAACACCGGAGGGAAAGAGCCACTTCCTGCGCGAGATGGTGCCCACCCTCGGAAAGATACGCGACGTGGTGCGACTCGACGAGTACGTGCGCCAGCTGTGCCATCGCGCGAACGTGAGCGAGAGCGCCGTCCGTCGCCTGCTGCGCATCGAGGGAACCCCGCCCCCGCCAGGGATTGCGGCCTACGAGAGTCGACGCGACGCGGCCCCTCCCCGACGCGCAGACGCAAAGCCCGGTGGGTCCTCGGGCGGACGATCATCATCGGGAGACGGCCGGTTCGGCTCTGGCTCTGGGGAGAGCTGGCGAAAGGGTGGCGACGGCGGACGCGGCTGGAACCGCGACGGCCAGCGCGATCGGCGTCCGCCCCCCGCGGAACCGCCTCCGCTCTCGCCTCCAGGACGCGCGGCGTCTGCGGGTCTTGCTCGGGCCGAGTGCGATCTGCTGCGCTGCCTGCTGGCTGAACCCGCCTCCATTCCCGCGGCGCGCGCGGCAGTCGCGCCCGAGGAGATGGAAGACCCCCTCGCCCGAGGGGTCCTGGTCAAGCTGTATGCCATGCCTGACACGCAGAACCCGCTGAGTCCCGCCGATCTCGTCGCGCTCGTCCAGCATGACGCCGATGTCACTCAAGAAGGAGTCGACCGACGGCTGTCTGAAATACTACTGGCCAAAAACGCGGAACCTCTCACTCCCGAGCTATTCGCGCACACCCTGGCGTACTTTCGCACCCGCCGCGAGAAAGCCGAGCTTCAATCGCTCCGGCGATCGATCAGACAGCGCATCGGCGAGACCATCGGTCACGACGACCCCGAGTACGTCCGGCTCCGCGAGCTTGAACAGAGACTGCAGAACGATCGAATGAAGGGAACCTAGATGTCGAAGGAGCGCGAAAAGGCACCCGTCGCTGGGGGAGAGGTCTCACCGGAGTTCAGCAAGCTCCTCGCCGAAGGCAAGAAGAAGGGCACGCTCACCCA contains:
- a CDS encoding DNA primase — encoded protein: MSRVSPALIQEIIHKTDLAGVLSQHLSMRQQGRKLLALCPFHPEKTPSLNFDPETGLFYCFGCKAGGDFIKLMMHLEGWTFMEAIRDLGRRVGVEVEEMSSDERAQYDRKQRLREVLERASLLYHRILTQSPNAQAARDYLHQRGLTAETISRFELGYAPPGPAFLAEWLREKGFSEDEIIGSGLAVERGGRPVDMFRDRVTFPIHDAHGQRIAMGGRLMGDGQPKYLNSPETQLFSKRAHLYGLYHARTNVREAPAIVVEGYMDVIAMHQGGFPQAVASLGTALTIEQAKLLRRYCESCVLAYDADRAGENAADKGIEVFEQAQLGVRVLRLPKGEDPDSLLRAGGAQAVAERLQQAQGIVEYRMDLLSERADLRTPEGKSHFLREMVPTLGKIRDVVRLDEYVRQLCHRANVSESAVRRLLRIEGTPPPPGIAAYESRRDAAPPRRADAKPGGSSGGRSSSGDGRFGSGSGESWRKGGDGGRGWNRDGQRDRRPPPAEPPPLSPPGRAASAGLARAECDLLRCLLAEPASIPAARAAVAPEEMEDPLARGVLVKLYAMPDTQNPLSPADLVALVQHDADVTQEGVDRRLSEILLAKNAEPLTPELFAHTLAYFRTRREKAELQSLRRSIRQRIGETIGHDDPEYVRLRELEQRLQNDRMKGT